ACAACTGCTTCGTGCTCAGGATACTTTTTAGCTTGGACCTCCAATAACTCACCTACAGTGTATGGCAGCAGATTCTCCATTCAACCAACCTCCTAAATAAGTTAAATTATGTAAGCGTTTACTCTTAACTATAACACTCTAGTTTGAATATTCAATATTTTTAAAATACATTCCTTCCTTTTTACTAAAAAATATAATAAAAAAGCAGGGAACATTCCCTGCTTTCCCCATTACTTATCATGCCACATATAAGTATTTCCTGTTTCCTTTGACACAATCGAAATGCCGATTGAAGCGCCATGACCTGCGGCAATGACAGATTGACTTGAAAGACCCGCTAACAAGCTGGTGATATAAAGATTTGGGAGTTTCGTGGTTCCATCTTGATTCATTCCCAAAACCCTTTTAATCTTCCCGCTAGGTACCTTTTCATTTACCGCTAACTCAAAGCCAAGCTTTTCTAGCAATGAAGTTTGAAGGTTCGTGGCAATAACCACATACTTTGCAGCCAATTCTTTTCCATCTGTCATAATGACTGAATAGCCGTCCTCATTTTGGTCGATAGATTCTACTGTACCCTCGTACCATTCAGCCCCTGAAGCAAGTGCTTGTTCCTTCATGTTCTCCAGGAATTCTGAACCGGTAATTTCTTTTACTCCAGGATAATTAAATAACTTTGAAACCTGTTTGATTTGGGATTTCCCGGAATCAATGACTGCCGTCGACAACTCGCCCTGGGCAGTGTATATAGCAGCTGATCCACCTGAAATCCCGCCTCCAATTATTAGTACATCCAGCATGCGAAATTTCCCTCCTGAATCTGTAAAAGAGCATATGTATCCTCCCATTATTTACAGGGAGGTTATGTTTAGAACAACTTAGAAATCAAATAAATGACTCCTGCCAGGAGCCATACGTACGTGGCCGGTCATATAGGGGGAAAACCAGAGAATTTCCCTTTTTCCTCCTCACCTGTACGGTTTGGACCAATACCTCAGGATCCGCCTGCACAGTGGTTCGCTTTATTTTTTTCTTCTTCCAAAATTCTCACCTCACAAGCATTCATCAGACTTAAAAAGAGGAAAGCGGTGCTTTCCTCTTTGAATTTGGCTCTTTTCGTAACAAACGAAATCGATAATAAAAGCTAAAACAGCTTTGAATTTTTAATGTGTGTGATGTACAGCGCAGCGGTTAGGACCGATTTCCAGCTCCATTGCTTCTTCTGCAGTCACTTCTTTTACGCCGCGGTTGATCGCAACGATATCTTCAAAGTTTGGTGGTGTCTCACTTGATGCGGATTGTGCTACATGGTCGACAAACTCTTCAATGGTTTTGCCAGCCATGATTTCGTTTTGCTTACGGATCAAACCTAACTGGCTTCCAATGAAACCTTCCGCGTTCACTTCGTCATCAAAGGCAGCATAGTGTCCTGGCAACACAATAACGTCATCCGCGATTTGCGAAACTTTGCTATAAACTGTATCATACAGGTCTTTTGCCCACTCAGCAGCCTTTCCGCCAAGGTCAGGACGGCCAAGACCATTCACAAAAATAGTATCGCCTGAGAAAAGAAGTTTTTTGTTCACAAAGAAAGAAACACTTCCAGGGGTATGACCTGGTGTCTTTACAGCCAAAACTTCAAGAGTAATGTTCTCAAATTCAATTTTATCATGCTGCTCCAGAACTTCAAAGTCAAATACTGCTCCTTCACTCTTCATTAGGTAATACTTCGCGCCTGTGACTTCCGCCAGTTCCTTGCCGCCGGAAAGGTGATCAGCATGAAGGTGAGAATCCACGATGTGCGTGATTTTGACATTTTCGCTTTTAGCAATGTCAGTATAACGGTTCGTGAACCTGGATGGATCCACAACTAGCGCCTCGTTTTCAGATAGAACCATGTAAGAAAGGCAGCCTTTGCCAACGCGGATGAATTGAAGGACTTTGATTTTTTCATCCTTGTAAACCTCTACAGGATATAGGTATTCACTCCACGATTTCATTCCGCCAGAAAGATAAGACACGTCAAATCCAGCATCAGAAAGCATTTCGGCAACCATTACCGAAGATCCTTCCTTGGCACAAATCACCACGATGTCTTTATCCTTAGGAAGCTGATCAACCACTTCATCCACACCATCAATCAAATCAAAATAAGGGATGTTCAGATAGTCAATATTTTCCCCTTCAACCTTCCAGTCTTCAAAATCCTTTACATTCCTTACGTCAAAAATAAAAAACTCTTTTTTGTTTACAACCCAATCATTTAATTTTTCAGCAGTAATAGCTTGCATACCCATATTATAATTCCTCCCGTTGTAAAAAATGAATATGTTGAGTATCAAATCCCCACTTAATACCCTTATGGGTATATATTATATTTTTTCAAAAGTAAAATGCAAGCTTTTTTTGTTAAATAATGTGGCTATGGTGGTTTTGGTAGGGTTCCAATGATAAAAGACTAAAATATACTCGTCATTTCGAGGTTAAAGACCCCTTCCAAAACAAGAAAAAATTTCTTATAAAAATTCTTCATAATGGGTTTTCAAATCCTTAATAAACCTTTACAATGAATGAAACTATACAATATAGTTTGAAAATTCAATCCATTCTTACCCGAGGAGGAATGCAAATGAAAATTATGAGCAATGAACAGTTGGTGGTCTCGTATCGTGATGCATTAAAGTCGGAAAATGATAAAGAATGGGCAAAAATACTTAAAACAGAAATCTCCAAAAGAGGACTAAAACCATTTAAGAACCGGTAAACAGACATTTGTCGCCAGGTGACAAAGCCGCTTGCTGCCAGATTGGCAGTTGAGCGGTTTTTTTGTTCCTTCGTAAAAAGATCAACCACTTTGCTGCCACATTTGCGGTTGAGCCGATTTTTTAAAAAAGTTAACAAAAAATTCACAAAACTGAATCTGAGTATAGATTAAAATTAGCTTATAGAAAGGAAGTGGACCATGCTACTAAAAGCACGCACGGAGCCAATGGAATTAATCGCATTACGGAATTTAAACAAAAGAATGGAATTGTCTTCGCAGGATAAATTCCAGCTATGGACTATGGAAAAGGGTTTTACCGGTGAAGTACTCTTCGACCGAATGACCGAAAACCTCGCGGAAGAAAGGTATATTATCGACGATCTCCTTCTTAAAGTGAATAATTCTTATTTCCAGCTGGATAAAGTGATCATTGCCCAAGATGTAGTTTATCTTATCGATATAAAATATCACGAAGGCGATTACTATCTCGAGGGGGACAAATTATATTCAGTCCAAAAAGGAAGAGAGTACAAAAACCCCGTCATTCAGTTGACACGAAGTGAAACCCTGTTCCGGCAGCTGCTGCAAAACCTTAAGATGAATCACCTAGTCCGCGCCACCGTCGTCTTCAACAACCCTGAATTCACCCTCTACCAGGCCCCCATGGATCAACCTATCATTTTACCAACACAAATTAATCGGTTCCTATTAGGTTTAAATAACACTCCCTCCAAATTGGATGAAAGCCACAAAAAACTCGCCCAAACATTGCTTTCACTGCACCAGGTTAAAAATCCATTTTCCAATCTGCCTGTCTACAAGTATGAACAACTGGAAAAAGGGATGCATTGCCGGGCATGTGGGTCCTTGAATACCGAAATTGATCAATTCGACCTCGTTTGCGGAAAATGCGGCACACACGAAAGAATCGAAAAAGCAGTCGTGCGGCACATAGAGGAAATCAAAGTGCTGTTTCCAGAAAAGAAGATCACCACGCAAACCGTTTATGAGTGGTGTAATGGGAAGGTTAGTAGGAGGACATTTTTGAGGGTGTTGAAGAAGAATTATGTTTTAGTTGGAAAAACTAGCGATAGTTATTTTGAGTAAGCTAGTCTATTAAGGAGTTTTGTCTGTTAAACCTGTCGGTCGCTGATTAAGAAAAAGTGGTCGTACAGGTTTTCTTTTTACTGCTCAACTAAATGGTCCCTTCTTTTACAGCTTTTCCTTTTTCCTAGCAGACCTGTCTTTAGTTGGGTTTTCTTTTGACAGCTTTTCTGCTTTTCACGCTAAACCTGTCTTAAGTTGAGTCTTCTTTTGACAGCTTTTCCTCTTTTCACGGCAACCTGCCTTAAATTGGGCTTTCTTTTGACAGCTTTTCCTCTTTTCACGGCAAACCTGTCTTAAGTTGGGCTTTCTTTTGACAGCTTTTCTGCTTTTCACGCTAAACCTGTCTTAAGTTGGGCTTTTTTTTGACAGCTTTTCCTCTTTTCACGATAAACCTGTCTTAAGTTGGGCTTTCTTTTGACAACTTTTCTGCTTTTCATGCTAAATCTGTCTTAAGTTGGGCTTTCTTTTGACAGCTTTTCTGCTTTTCACGCTAAACCTGTCTTAAGTTAAGCTTTCTTTTGACAGCTTTTCTGCTTTTCACGGCAAACCTGTCTTAAGTTGGGCTTTCTTTTGACAGCTTTTCTGCTTTTCACGCTAAACCTGTCTTAAGTTAACTCTTCTTCTGACAGCTTTTCTGCTTTTCACGCTAAACCTGTCTTAAGTTAAGCTTTCTTTTGACAGCTTTTCTGCTTTTCACGCTAAACCTGTCTTAAGTTGGGCCTTCTTTTGACAGCTTTTCCTCTTTTCACGGCAAATCTGTCTTAAGTTGGGCTTTCTTTTGACAGCTTTTCTGCTCTCACGCTAAAACATGCCAAAATAAGCACTGCCGGTTAAATCTCCAGCAGTGCTCTGAATGGTTATCCCTGTAACAACAGTGATTCTGGGTCTTCCATCAATTCTTTGATTCGTTTGAGGAAGGTAACGGCTTCTTTTCCGTCGACAATTCTGTGGTCGTAGGATAATGCGATATACATCATCGGTCTGTTTTCCATTCGTTCTTTATCAATTGCTACGGGGCGCAGCTGAATGGTGTGCATACCCAGGATACCCACCTGTGGACCATTGATGATTGGTGTTGATAGCAATGATCCAAAGACTCCTCCGTTTGTGATTGTGAAACTGCCTCCTTGAAGATCCTTCAAGGATAGTTTGTTGGTGCGGGCCTTTTCAGCCAATTTGTTTATGTCATTTTCAATTTCGGCGAAGTTTTTTCTGTCTGCATCCCTGATAACTGGAACTACAAGTCCTTCATCCGCAGCGACAGCGACTCCAATGTCATAAAACTTCTTGAGCACAATTTCGTCTCCCTGGATTTCAGCATTCAGGTAAGGAGTTTTCTTCAATGCTGCTACAACCGCTTTTGTGAAGAAGGACATAAAGCCTAAACGAACATCATTCTCTTCATAGAAACGATCTTTCCATTTTTTCCTTAATTCCATAACGGCTGTCATATCGACTTCATTGAAAGTCGTAAGCATCGCCGCTGTCTGTTGGACTTCAACCAGCCTGTTGGCAATCGTCTGACGTCTGCGTGACATTTTGATACGCTCCACCCGGCCGTCATCCTTTGAGTTTCCATCAGGAGCAGCCTTTGGCGCAGCCGTTTTTTCAGCAGCAGGTTTTTGAGTTGTTTTCTCACCGGCTGGCTTTTGAGTTTCTGGAGTATATGACTCCACATCCTGTTTTCGGACTCGGCCAAGCGGATCCTGAGAGATTACCTTGTTCAAGTCGATGCCTTTTTCCCTGGCCAGCTTTCTTGCAGCAGGTGACGCAATGATTCGATCCGCTCCTCCCTCAGCAGCAGTCGGCTCATCAGATGCGCTGGTTTCAGCGGCTCCAGCGCTTCCAGAACCTCCTGCAGTCTCATCTGGCGACTCGGCTTCTCTACCTGCGTTAGCTTCTGCAAAATCGTTCCCTGCATTAGCTCCACCTTGTTGATCGCCAACTATTGCGATGGCTTCCCCTACCTTCACTGTATCTCCTTCTTCTGCGAGTAGCTCCGTGAGAACTCCATCATAGTCCGAGATGATTTCAACATTTACTTTATCTGTCTCCAGTTCAACGACATATTCGCCTTTCGCCACTTGATCACCCTTTTTTTTCAGCCACTGGGCGATCGTTCCTTCTGTGATTGATTCGGCCAATTCAGGAACTTTAATCTCTGCCATTTCCATTTCCTCCTCCATTTGTCCTTGTCAGTGCATCATTTACGATTCTTGCCTGCTCCAACTTGTGGATGTTTGGATCTCCCTCTGCAGGGCTTGAACGTCTTCTTCTGCCAATATAGGAAGATTCCAGCCCATTCGGTGCTGCTTCATTGATTCTCGGCTCAACAAATGTCCATGCACCCATATTCTTTGGTTCTTCCTGGACCCAGACGATTTCTTTTAGATTAGGATAACGACCTAACATCTCTTTTAATCGTTCAAGCGGGAATGGATAGATTTCCTCGATTCTCAATACATGCAGCCATCCATGCTCTTCTGGTTGAATTTTTTCAGCGATATCTATGCTCACTTTTCCGGTGCAAAGTACTACGCGTTCCACTTTTTCCGGCTGGCCTCCAAGTCCTGGCTGCTCAATGATCGGCTTGAAGCTGCCTTCTGCCAATTGCTGTGGATCCGCAGCAACCGTAGGATTTCTCAGTAGGCTCTTAGGTGTCATCAACACGAGCGGTCGTACAGCTTCCTGTTTTAAAATCGCCGCCTGTCTTCTTAGGATATGGAAATATTGCGCCGCAGAAGAAAGGTTTGCTACTGTCCAGTTATTTTCGGCTGCGAGCGTTAAAAATCTTTCCACTCTTCCGCTAGAATGTTCTGGTCCCTGTCCTTCGTACCCGTGAGGCAAAAGCATGACGAGACCTGATTTTTGTCCCCACTTCGCTCTCCCAGCCGCTACAAATTGATCGAACAAAACCTGGGCAGCGTTCGCGAAATCACCATACTGTGCTTCCCAAAGGACTAAGGTCTCTGGGGCGAACACATTGTACCCATATTCAAAGCCTACTACCGCAGCTTCAGAAAGCGGGCTGTTATGAATCGAGAATGATGCTTTCGCCTCAGGCAACACATGGAGAGGTGAAAATTGCTTACCGGTTTCACTGTCATGTAGTACCAGGTTTCTTTGGGCGAAGGTTCCTCTCTCAGAATCCTGTCCAGTCAGTCTGACCGGCGTGCCATCCATTATTATGGAAGCATATGCTAAAGTTTCAGCCAGTCCCCAGTCGATTTTGCCGTTATCAGAAAATGCATCCTTTCTCCTTTTTAGGATTTTTTCGAGCTTATTGAAGACATTGAACCCTTCTGGCCATTCAAGTAGATCACTATTTATTTTCCTTAATACATCGATTGGCACCCCAGTTTCGATTTGCGGAATTCCCATTTCCACTACTTCCGGTATTTCAGGTTCGTTCTTAACTTCTTTTTCCTTATTTGGGACCTTTTCGTAGGCCTCTGTCAGTCTGTTTGAGACTCTTTCCTCAATCTGAGTCCGTGTCTCTTCTGACATAGAACCTTGGTCTACAAGCATATTTCCATAGATTTTCTTCACAGTCGGATGTTTGTGGACCAGCACATACATTTCTGGATTCGTTGTCATTGGTTCATCCATTTCGTTATGGCCAAAACGTCGGTACCCAATAAGGTCAATCAAGAAATCCTTACCGAAGGTCTTTCTGTACTCAAACGCGAGCCTAGCAGCCATCAAGCATGCCTCTGGGTCATCGGCATTGACATGGATAATCGGAATTTCATATCCTTTCGCCAGGTCACTGGCATAACGAGTGGACCGTGAATCCATTGATTCAGTTGTGAAGCCGATTGTGTTGTTTGCGATGACATGGATCGTTCCACCTGTTTTATATCCATGTAGACGACTCAAATTTAACGTTTCAGCTACGATACCCTGCCCCGGGAATGCAGCATCACCATGGATCAGGATAGCCATCGCTTTAACCGGATCATATTTCGCATATCCTGGTTCATTCCTGTCATCCTGGGCAGCACGGGTGAATCCTTCAACCACTGCACCGGCAAATTCGAGGTGGCTAGGGTTATTAGCCAGTGTCAGTCTCGCATTGGCAGTAGTATCCGACTTGATTTTCCGGTCAAGTCCAAGGTGATATTTCACATCGCCCGTCCAGCCGAAGTTAATGCCGATTGAACCTTCTGAAGGTACAAGTTCTTTGTTTGGTGCATGCTGGAATTCAGCAAAGATCATTTCATACGGTTTGCCTAGAACATGGGCAAGGACATTGAGCCTCCCCCTGTGGGCCATTCCAATGTTAATCGTTTCAACACCATTATTCACTGCACCAGAGATGACTTCATCAAGAAGCGGAACCATGGAATCTAAGCCCTCGATTGAAAACCTTTTTTGCCCGACAAAAGTTCTGTGCAGGTATTTTTCAAAGTTCTCGACCTCTGTAAGACGTTCATACAAGCTGATCTTTCTTTTTTTATCCATTTTAGGGATCAATTCACCTGTCTCAACCTTTTGCCTTAGCCACTCTTTTTCAGCCATTTCATTTACGTGTTCAAATTCATATGCAATCGTATCTGAGTAGACCTTTTTTAGAAATTGAAAAGCCTCTTTTCCATTCCTTATAGAAGAAGGGGCGCTTGGGCATACGAGGTCGACCGGAATATCCGTCAAATCGGCGTCAGTCAATCCCCATTTCTCATAGTCCTCAAGCTGAGGATCCTTGCTTCCACCTTGCAATGGATAAATATTTGCAGATAAATGGCCGTAGGACCGAATATAGTCCGCATATCTTAATGCAGCTGCGATTTTCGCAGGAGATCCTGCTGGTTTACCTGCAGCTGCTTCTGATCCATTCCTAATTTCAGATTCGTTAGTTTGAAGATTGGAGTTCTGTTCAAAATACTCCCTGATGTCAGCATCAACGGAATCTGGATCTTGAAGGAACATCTCATATAACTCTTCGACATACCCCTGATTTGGCCCATGAAATCCTGGCCATTTTGCCATGCTTCCCGAAACTGGCTTTTTCACAAAAAAACCCCCTTGCCAATTCTAATAATCACTAATTATCTGTTACCCTGTCGTGCTCACTTTTAACTGTCAATTCAAAGAATAATATTATAATTCAGATATCAAACGTTTACATTAATATATTAACATGATATTTTCTTTTAACCAAAGGTTTTGACTATCAATATAGTGTTAATTCCTTCACAACATTTATTATTTCAATAAAATTCTTTCTTGTAAAAAAGGACAACAAAAAAACCGGTTAAACCGGTTTTGAAAATTGATTACTTATCATCTATAAATTCATCAAAGTAGCATACATGTTTTTGGGTGCAAAAAGATTATTTCTCTTTTCAATCTGACTAGGCTCAATCATTTCACTATGTTCTACAGGCATTTCAATATGGCCGCATGTGATGCATTTTTGAAACCTTGTTCCTGCTGTGAAAATGTCTACTCCATCATTGGTAGTGAATCCAACATGTTCCTCGTGCAATGAAAAACGGTGGTGGCAATTTTTCGATTCGCGCATATTCATCCTCCTGTTTGAAGTGTTCCACACTCTAATTATATATCAAATATTCAGAATTTTGCGTGGTGATTCAAGCCTTCAGAAGCAAAATAATTTAAACTGGATCTTTTGTCAAAAGAAAAAGGGAAAGCAACTTCATGCCTTCCCTTCTTAATTACCTTTTTATATCGATCTTTAAACCGCTGTTAAGCCAGAAAGTGTTTTCTTTATCTCTTTTTCAATATTTTTGATGACGTTTGGGTCGTCTGCATCAATTTCTGTAAAAGGCCCCTTATATTCAAGTAATGCATGGTTGTAACGTGGATCATAATAATGGACAAGCAAAATCTCAATCAGATTTTTATAATTTTTTTCTTCCAGAGCAATCGCCAGGGATGGTGAAATTTCATGATTAATGCGCCTGATCAACTTTGTTACCTTCTCCGCAACTTCTTCTTCGAACCAGGCTTGTCCAATAAATGGATGGACATATTCATTGTAAATCCGATCGACCCTCTCAGGTATGGAGCTTTTCACCAGGTAATGGATTCCGTTCAACTTCTTCCGGAGCATCTCCTCAGGCTGTGCTGCCCGGCCGATTCTTTTGCTCTCCGCTTCGATGATAAAGTAAGTGGAACCTTTAATCTCATTTAGCCTATCGAACAATAAAGCGTCAAAGGTTTTTTGATTGTGCGCCTCTCCCTTGCCAATCATGCCAAAAATAGACCCTCTATGGTTTGCCATTTTTTCGAGATCGACAACAGGGTATCCCTTTTCCTGAAGAGCCTGCAATAAATCCGTTTTGCCGGTTCCAGTCATTCCATGCAAGACAATAGCCTTTTCGGGCAGCAGCTGGGG
This portion of the Mesobacillus sp. S13 genome encodes:
- the odhB gene encoding 2-oxoglutarate dehydrogenase complex dihydrolipoyllysine-residue succinyltransferase, whose amino-acid sequence is MAEIKVPELAESITEGTIAQWLKKKGDQVAKGEYVVELETDKVNVEIISDYDGVLTELLAEEGDTVKVGEAIAIVGDQQGGANAGNDFAEANAGREAESPDETAGGSGSAGAAETSASDEPTAAEGGADRIIASPAARKLAREKGIDLNKVISQDPLGRVRKQDVESYTPETQKPAGEKTTQKPAAEKTAAPKAAPDGNSKDDGRVERIKMSRRRQTIANRLVEVQQTAAMLTTFNEVDMTAVMELRKKWKDRFYEENDVRLGFMSFFTKAVVAALKKTPYLNAEIQGDEIVLKKFYDIGVAVAADEGLVVPVIRDADRKNFAEIENDINKLAEKARTNKLSLKDLQGGSFTITNGGVFGSLLSTPIINGPQVGILGMHTIQLRPVAIDKERMENRPMMYIALSYDHRIVDGKEAVTFLKRIKELMEDPESLLLQG
- a CDS encoding MBL fold metallo-hydrolase, coding for MGMQAITAEKLNDWVVNKKEFFIFDVRNVKDFEDWKVEGENIDYLNIPYFDLIDGVDEVVDQLPKDKDIVVICAKEGSSVMVAEMLSDAGFDVSYLSGGMKSWSEYLYPVEVYKDEKIKVLQFIRVGKGCLSYMVLSENEALVVDPSRFTNRYTDIAKSENVKITHIVDSHLHADHLSGGKELAEVTGAKYYLMKSEGAVFDFEVLEQHDKIEFENITLEVLAVKTPGHTPGSVSFFVNKKLLFSGDTIFVNGLGRPDLGGKAAEWAKDLYDTVYSKVSQIADDVIVLPGHYAAFDDEVNAEGFIGSQLGLIRKQNEIMAGKTIEEFVDHVAQSASSETPPNFEDIVAINRGVKEVTAEEAMELEIGPNRCAVHHTH
- a CDS encoding FAD-dependent oxidoreductase, whose protein sequence is MLDVLIIGGGISGGSAAIYTAQGELSTAVIDSGKSQIKQVSKLFNYPGVKEITGSEFLENMKEQALASGAEWYEGTVESIDQNEDGYSVIMTDGKELAAKYVVIATNLQTSLLEKLGFELAVNEKVPSGKIKRVLGMNQDGTTKLPNLYITSLLAGLSSQSVIAAGHGASIGISIVSKETGNTYMWHDK
- the mnmH gene encoding tRNA 2-selenouridine(34) synthase MnmH, which codes for MKDISVQELINSKEFIPVDVRAPIEHRDSAIPGSVNIPLFTDEEREEIGTIFKRSGEEVAKWRAMEIVSPKLPHLLGEIKDLKMTGAEPVIHCWRGGMRSRSVASFLDYAGIPALRLAGGYKAYREYILERIPQLLPEKAIVLHGMTGTGKTDLLQALQEKGYPVVDLEKMANHRGSIFGMIGKGEAHNQKTFDALLFDRLNEIKGSTYFIIEAESKRIGRAAQPEEMLRKKLNGIHYLVKSSIPERVDRIYNEYVHPFIGQAWFEEEVAEKVTKLIRRINHEISPSLAIALEEKNYKNLIEILLVHYYDPRYNHALLEYKGPFTEIDADDPNVIKNIEKEIKKTLSGLTAV
- the sucA gene encoding 2-oxoglutarate dehydrogenase E1 component, which translates into the protein MAKWPGFHGPNQGYVEELYEMFLQDPDSVDADIREYFEQNSNLQTNESEIRNGSEAAAGKPAGSPAKIAAALRYADYIRSYGHLSANIYPLQGGSKDPQLEDYEKWGLTDADLTDIPVDLVCPSAPSSIRNGKEAFQFLKKVYSDTIAYEFEHVNEMAEKEWLRQKVETGELIPKMDKKRKISLYERLTEVENFEKYLHRTFVGQKRFSIEGLDSMVPLLDEVISGAVNNGVETINIGMAHRGRLNVLAHVLGKPYEMIFAEFQHAPNKELVPSEGSIGINFGWTGDVKYHLGLDRKIKSDTTANARLTLANNPSHLEFAGAVVEGFTRAAQDDRNEPGYAKYDPVKAMAILIHGDAAFPGQGIVAETLNLSRLHGYKTGGTIHVIANNTIGFTTESMDSRSTRYASDLAKGYEIPIIHVNADDPEACLMAARLAFEYRKTFGKDFLIDLIGYRRFGHNEMDEPMTTNPEMYVLVHKHPTVKKIYGNMLVDQGSMSEETRTQIEERVSNRLTEAYEKVPNKEKEVKNEPEIPEVVEMGIPQIETGVPIDVLRKINSDLLEWPEGFNVFNKLEKILKRRKDAFSDNGKIDWGLAETLAYASIIMDGTPVRLTGQDSERGTFAQRNLVLHDSETGKQFSPLHVLPEAKASFSIHNSPLSEAAVVGFEYGYNVFAPETLVLWEAQYGDFANAAQVLFDQFVAAGRAKWGQKSGLVMLLPHGYEGQGPEHSSGRVERFLTLAAENNWTVANLSSAAQYFHILRRQAAILKQEAVRPLVLMTPKSLLRNPTVAADPQQLAEGSFKPIIEQPGLGGQPEKVERVVLCTGKVSIDIAEKIQPEEHGWLHVLRIEEIYPFPLERLKEMLGRYPNLKEIVWVQEEPKNMGAWTFVEPRINEAAPNGLESSYIGRRRRSSPAEGDPNIHKLEQARIVNDALTRTNGGGNGNGRD
- a CDS encoding nuclease-related domain-containing protein, whose amino-acid sequence is MLLKARTEPMELIALRNLNKRMELSSQDKFQLWTMEKGFTGEVLFDRMTENLAEERYIIDDLLLKVNNSYFQLDKVIIAQDVVYLIDIKYHEGDYYLEGDKLYSVQKGREYKNPVIQLTRSETLFRQLLQNLKMNHLVRATVVFNNPEFTLYQAPMDQPIILPTQINRFLLGLNNTPSKLDESHKKLAQTLLSLHQVKNPFSNLPVYKYEQLEKGMHCRACGSLNTEIDQFDLVCGKCGTHERIEKAVVRHIEEIKVLFPEKKITTQTVYEWCNGKVSRRTFLRVLKKNYVLVGKTSDSYFE
- the sda gene encoding sporulation histidine kinase inhibitor Sda, with the translated sequence MKIMSNEQLVVSYRDALKSENDKEWAKILKTEISKRGLKPFKNR